A part of Rhodoligotrophos appendicifer genomic DNA contains:
- a CDS encoding carboxyl transferase domain-containing protein: protein MGIFRSNISPTSAEFHDNAVAMEGLLADLAAKREEASLGGPPKARERHLSRGKLLPRDRVMQLIDPGSPFLELSSLAAFNLYSGDIHGAGLISGIGRIEGRECMIVCNDATIKGGTYYPITVKKHLRAQEIALQNRLPCIYLVDSGGANLPNQTDVFPDREHFGRIFYNQATMSAARIPQIACVMGSCTAGGAYVPAMSDETIIVRRQGTIFLGGPPLVKAATGEVVSAEDLGGADVHARQSGVADHYALDDTHALALVRKIVKGLNSRKQVDIDLAPSLSPLYDPSEMNGVVPPGLSKQYDAREVIARIVDGSDFDEWKQLYGTTLVTGFARIWGIPVGILANNGILYSESAQKGAHFIELCCQRRIPLLFLQNISGFMVGQRYEAGGIAKDGAKLVTAVACAQVPKITVIVGGSFGAGNYGMCGRAYSPRFLFMWPNARISVMGGEQAASVLAQVKRDNIEADGQQWSEEEEQAFKQPVRDQYEREGHPYHATANLWDDGIIAPAETRTVLGLAFSATLNATIPPTQFGVFRM from the coding sequence ATGGGAATCTTTCGCTCCAACATTTCCCCTACTTCGGCCGAATTTCACGATAATGCTGTAGCCATGGAGGGGCTTCTTGCTGACCTCGCTGCCAAGCGCGAGGAGGCCTCTCTGGGTGGACCACCCAAGGCGCGGGAACGTCACTTATCCCGGGGCAAGCTACTGCCGCGCGACCGCGTAATGCAGCTCATCGATCCTGGGTCGCCTTTCCTGGAGCTGTCAAGCCTTGCCGCCTTTAATCTCTACAGCGGTGACATCCATGGGGCTGGCCTGATTTCTGGCATAGGTCGTATTGAAGGCCGTGAATGCATGATCGTGTGCAACGACGCGACGATCAAAGGCGGGACTTATTATCCGATCACCGTGAAGAAGCATCTCCGAGCACAGGAGATCGCTCTGCAGAACCGGCTACCCTGCATCTATCTCGTGGATTCTGGCGGCGCCAACCTGCCCAATCAAACTGATGTGTTTCCTGACCGCGAGCACTTCGGTCGGATCTTCTACAATCAGGCCACCATGTCAGCGGCTCGGATTCCACAAATTGCATGTGTGATGGGGTCTTGTACGGCAGGGGGCGCTTATGTTCCCGCAATGTCCGACGAGACCATCATCGTGCGCCGCCAGGGTACGATCTTTCTGGGCGGACCTCCTTTGGTAAAGGCGGCCACAGGAGAGGTTGTTTCCGCAGAAGATCTCGGCGGTGCTGACGTTCATGCGCGTCAGTCCGGCGTAGCGGATCATTATGCCCTGGACGATACCCATGCACTGGCCTTGGTGCGGAAGATCGTAAAAGGGCTCAACAGCCGTAAGCAGGTCGACATTGATCTGGCGCCATCGCTTTCGCCTCTCTACGACCCTTCGGAAATGAATGGTGTCGTTCCACCCGGTTTGTCTAAGCAATATGACGCTCGCGAAGTCATCGCCCGGATCGTAGATGGCTCTGACTTTGACGAGTGGAAGCAGCTCTATGGAACGACACTGGTGACCGGGTTCGCGAGAATTTGGGGAATCCCGGTAGGCATCTTGGCCAACAACGGGATTCTCTATTCTGAGTCGGCACAAAAAGGCGCTCATTTCATCGAATTGTGCTGCCAGCGGCGAATTCCTCTGCTGTTTCTGCAGAACATCTCCGGCTTTATGGTCGGTCAACGCTACGAAGCTGGGGGCATTGCCAAAGACGGCGCGAAATTGGTGACGGCAGTTGCCTGCGCTCAAGTGCCCAAAATCACCGTCATTGTTGGCGGTTCGTTCGGTGCAGGCAATTACGGCATGTGCGGGAGGGCATATTCGCCGCGCTTCCTCTTCATGTGGCCGAATGCGCGCATCTCGGTTATGGGAGGGGAGCAGGCGGCTTCAGTTTTAGCCCAGGTCAAGCGCGACAATATCGAGGCCGACGGTCAGCAGTGGTCGGAGGAGGAAGAACAGGCGTTCAAACAACCCGTGCGAGATCAGTATGAGCGGGAAGGGCACCCATATCACGCCACCGCGAACTTATGGGATGATGGGATTATCGCGCCCGCGGAGACACGCACAGTCCTGGGACTGGCTTTCTCTGCCACACTTAATGCGACCATTCCCCCGACTCAGTTCGGCGTGTTCAGAATGTAA
- a CDS encoding chorismate mutase, producing MADLRSEIDRIDAALVSLLAERTRYVDRVIEVKAAAGLPALIETRVEEVAARVRNLANGQGLDPAFAERLWRMMMDHFIAYEQAHL from the coding sequence ATGGCCGATTTGAGAAGTGAGATCGACCGGATCGATGCTGCCTTGGTTTCGCTACTGGCGGAGCGGACTCGATACGTCGATCGGGTAATAGAGGTTAAGGCTGCGGCAGGTCTACCTGCATTGATCGAGACGCGGGTCGAGGAAGTGGCCGCGCGCGTCCGAAACCTGGCGAACGGTCAGGGGCTTGATCCTGCATTTGCCGAGCGGCTTTGGCGAATGATGATGGATCATTTTATTGCCTATGAACAAGCACATCTCTAG
- the gatA gene encoding Asp-tRNA(Asn)/Glu-tRNA(Gln) amidotransferase subunit GatA: MTDLTRLTIAEAKKRLSAKDFTALELTTAYLAAMEEGRVLNAYVAETPDKALQMASASDDRLQRGEAGALEGIPLGIKDLYCTEGVHSQACSHVLDGFKPPYESTVTANLWAQGAVMLGKLNMDEFAMGSSNETSYYGPVVNPWRAHARNEALVPGGSSGGSAAAVSGWLCAGATATDTGGSIRQPAALTGTVGIKPTYGRCSRWGIIAFASSLDQAGPIARDVRDAAILLRSMASVDPKDTTSVDVPVPNYEAVLGGSVKGLKVGVPKEYRVEGMPSEVDGLWQKGMDWLRDAGAEIREVSLPHTKYALAAYYIVAPAEASSNLARYDGVRYGLRESGSDITEMYEKTRASGFGAEVKRRVLIGTYVLSAGYYDAYYLKAQRVRTLIKRDFEQVFEDVDVLLTPTTPSAAFAPGEITDPLSMYLNDVFTVTVNMAGLPGISVPAGLSKEGLPLGLQLIGRPFDEETLFKAAYAMEQAAAFTVTPTRWWA; the protein is encoded by the coding sequence GTGACTGATCTCACGCGGCTGACCATCGCAGAAGCAAAGAAGCGGCTGTCTGCCAAAGATTTTACCGCCCTAGAGCTGACGACGGCTTACCTCGCGGCTATGGAAGAGGGTAGGGTGCTGAATGCCTATGTTGCCGAAACGCCCGACAAGGCGCTGCAGATGGCCTCAGCCTCTGATGACCGCCTTCAACGCGGCGAGGCTGGAGCCCTGGAAGGCATCCCGCTTGGCATCAAGGATCTCTATTGTACCGAGGGAGTGCACAGTCAGGCCTGCTCGCATGTTCTCGACGGATTCAAGCCACCCTATGAATCGACGGTGACGGCCAATCTCTGGGCACAGGGCGCGGTGATGTTGGGCAAGCTGAACATGGATGAGTTTGCCATGGGCTCGTCAAATGAAACCTCCTACTATGGTCCAGTTGTTAATCCCTGGCGTGCTCACGCTCGAAATGAGGCGCTGGTTCCAGGCGGCTCCTCCGGCGGATCAGCCGCAGCGGTATCTGGATGGCTGTGCGCGGGCGCGACCGCTACCGATACTGGGGGTTCGATCCGTCAACCGGCAGCCTTGACAGGCACAGTTGGCATTAAGCCAACTTATGGTCGATGCTCGCGATGGGGCATTATTGCGTTCGCCTCGTCCCTGGACCAGGCGGGACCTATTGCCCGTGACGTGCGTGATGCGGCGATTTTGCTCCGTTCAATGGCCAGCGTCGATCCTAAGGACACCACTAGCGTGGACGTCCCAGTACCCAATTATGAGGCGGTGCTGGGCGGCAGCGTTAAGGGGCTAAAGGTTGGGGTGCCAAAGGAGTATCGCGTCGAAGGCATGCCATCTGAAGTTGACGGGCTCTGGCAGAAGGGAATGGATTGGCTTCGGGACGCTGGCGCCGAAATCCGAGAAGTATCTCTGCCCCATACGAAATACGCGCTTGCCGCCTATTACATCGTAGCGCCGGCAGAGGCTTCCTCTAACCTTGCGCGCTACGATGGCGTGCGATATGGGCTCCGGGAATCGGGCAGCGACATCACCGAGATGTATGAAAAGACCCGGGCCTCAGGTTTCGGCGCCGAGGTTAAACGCCGAGTCTTGATTGGCACTTACGTATTGTCTGCGGGCTATTATGATGCCTACTACCTGAAGGCTCAGCGGGTTCGGACGCTGATCAAGCGTGATTTCGAGCAGGTGTTCGAGGATGTCGACGTGTTGTTGACGCCCACCACGCCGAGTGCAGCGTTTGCACCGGGCGAAATCACCGATCCATTGAGCATGTATCTGAATGATGTATTCACCGTGACTGTAAATATGGCGGGTCTCCCTGGCATTTCGGTGCCGGCGGGTTTGTCGAAGGAGGGCCTCCCGCTGGGTTTGCAGCTCATCGGCCGGCCATTCGACGAGGAGACCCTGTTCAAAGCCGCTTACGCTATGGAGCAGGCTGCCGCATTCACGGTCACGCCAACACGTTGGTGGGCATGA
- a CDS encoding deoxyguanosinetriphosphate triphosphohydrolase, which yields MQALSAGGPPLKYELAPFASRAEFSRGRFVTEPEAETRTPFQRDRDRIVHSTAFRRLKHKTQVFVYHEGDHYRTRLTHSLEVSQIARAMSRTLALDEDLTEALSLAHDLGHTPFGHAGERALDACMVHYGGFDHNAQALRIVTRLERRYAAFDGLNLSWETLEGLVKHNGPLVDKDGSPCGTYSGKSLPAAITDFAGVRDLALETFASAEAQIASIADDIAYNAHDIDDGLRAGLFDIIDLGDLPLVGEALSDVLRRYPDLERPRLINETVRRVISAMVDDVTTESLKRVRRLKPESADAVRALDQPLIGLSLQLTENNRVLQSFLSRRMYHHEKIRNIMERAQRVVRELFASYMDDPATLPREWRGDFDKVDEAKRARRICDFIAGMTDRFALDEHRRLFDLDPLFR from the coding sequence ATGCAGGCCCTCTCGGCTGGAGGTCCTCCCCTGAAATACGAGCTCGCCCCCTTCGCCTCCCGCGCTGAGTTCTCGCGCGGGCGGTTCGTGACCGAGCCGGAGGCGGAGACACGTACACCGTTTCAGCGTGATCGAGATCGCATCGTCCACTCGACGGCATTTCGTCGACTGAAGCACAAGACGCAGGTTTTTGTCTATCATGAGGGTGATCATTATCGCACCCGTCTCACTCATTCTCTTGAGGTCTCTCAAATTGCGCGAGCAATGTCGCGCACGCTGGCCCTTGACGAGGACCTGACGGAGGCTCTGTCGCTGGCTCATGACCTAGGTCACACGCCTTTTGGACATGCCGGCGAGCGGGCGTTGGACGCCTGCATGGTTCATTACGGCGGTTTCGATCATAATGCTCAGGCCCTTCGTATCGTCACAAGGCTGGAGCGCCGTTATGCGGCATTCGATGGCCTGAATCTTTCCTGGGAAACGCTTGAGGGCCTCGTGAAACATAACGGCCCATTGGTTGATAAGGACGGGAGCCCGTGCGGCACATATTCTGGCAAGTCCCTCCCGGCAGCTATTACGGATTTCGCGGGGGTGCGGGATCTGGCGCTGGAGACGTTCGCTTCAGCTGAGGCCCAGATCGCTTCAATCGCCGATGACATCGCCTACAATGCTCACGACATAGACGATGGTCTGCGAGCCGGGCTGTTTGATATCATTGATTTGGGTGATTTGCCTCTCGTTGGCGAAGCTCTGTCCGATGTTCTGAGGAGATATCCGGATCTCGAGCGCCCGCGACTGATCAATGAGACGGTCCGCAGAGTCATTTCAGCCATGGTGGATGATGTCACCACTGAATCTTTGAAGCGAGTCAGGCGCCTAAAGCCTGAAAGCGCGGATGCGGTCCGGGCTTTGGACCAACCGCTTATTGGACTGTCGCTGCAGCTGACAGAGAACAATCGGGTTCTGCAGTCATTTCTGTCGCGCCGCATGTATCATCACGAAAAGATCCGTAACATCATGGAGAGAGCGCAGCGGGTGGTTCGCGAACTGTTTGCGAGCTATATGGATGATCCAGCCACTCTCCCTAGGGAATGGAGGGGCGACTTCGATAAAGTCGACGAAGCTAAGCGTGCACGACGGATTTGCGACTTTATCGCGGGTATGACGGATCGTTTTGCTCTGGACGAGCATCGTAGGTTGTTTGACCTGGATCCGCTTTTCCGATAG
- a CDS encoding YaiI/YqxD family protein produces the protein MLVIFVDADACPVKAETERVAMRHQLAVHIVSNSGMRPSGYPLSRNVIVTEGPDAADDWIAEHIEAGDIAITADVPLAARCLEKGARVVSPTGKAFTSKNIGMALATRDLMRHIREADGVQTFNAGFTPRDRSAFLNSLENEVQSIKREALISGYVGR, from the coding sequence ATGCTCGTTATTTTCGTGGACGCCGATGCTTGCCCGGTGAAGGCTGAAACCGAACGTGTAGCAATGCGTCATCAGCTCGCTGTCCATATCGTCAGCAATAGTGGAATGCGACCATCCGGCTATCCGTTAAGCCGGAATGTGATCGTGACCGAAGGGCCCGATGCTGCCGACGACTGGATCGCGGAACACATTGAGGCTGGCGACATTGCCATCACTGCAGATGTTCCGCTTGCCGCCCGCTGCCTCGAGAAGGGGGCGCGGGTCGTTAGCCCCACTGGCAAGGCGTTCACTTCGAAGAATATCGGCATGGCCCTGGCGACGCGAGACTTGATGCGTCACATTCGAGAAGCGGATGGTGTGCAAACTTTTAATGCTGGATTCACCCCGCGCGACCGCTCAGCGTTCCTAAATTCCTTGGAGAATGAGGTCCAATCGATCAAACGCGAAGCCCTAATTTCGGGCTACGTCGGCAGGTGA
- the gatB gene encoding Asp-tRNA(Asn)/Glu-tRNA(Gln) amidotransferase subunit GatB, translated as MIQDTRTSDPSRLIPGTTGDWEIIIGLEVHAQVTSNAKLFSGASTRFGSDPNANVSLVDAAMPGMLPVINRFCIEQAVRTGLGLKAKINRYSVFDRKNYFYPDLPQGYQISQYKQPVVGEGEVLLDFPDGSSIAVGIERLHLEQDAGKSLHDQHATMSYVDLNRSGVALMEIVSKPDMRTADEAKAYVSKLRTILRYLGTCDGDMEKGNLRADVNVSVRRPGEAFGTRCEIKNVNSIRFIGQAIEYEARRQIGILEDGGTIDQETRLFDARKGETRSMRSKEEAHDYRYFPDPDLLPLEITAEWVAEIEASLPELPDAKKARFTGDYGLSPYDAGVLVGDRSAADFFETVAKGRDPKLAVNWVTGDLAAQANARNVGILDLGVSAEQLGELIDLIGDGTISGKIAKDVLVIMLAEGGSPSSIVERRGLVQVTDTKALEKIVDEIIAANPSQVETIKLKPKTIGWFVGQVMKASGGKANPQVVNDILKARLDLE; from the coding sequence ATGATTCAGGACACACGCACCTCCGATCCGTCACGGCTCATTCCCGGAACCACCGGGGACTGGGAGATAATCATTGGACTTGAAGTGCATGCTCAGGTGACGTCCAACGCCAAACTTTTTTCGGGCGCGTCCACAAGGTTTGGTTCCGATCCTAACGCCAACGTGTCTCTGGTCGACGCGGCCATGCCCGGAATGCTGCCGGTCATCAATCGCTTCTGCATTGAGCAGGCGGTGCGGACAGGTCTCGGGCTCAAGGCGAAAATAAACCGCTACTCTGTCTTCGACAGGAAGAATTATTTCTATCCTGATCTACCCCAAGGGTACCAGATTTCGCAGTACAAGCAGCCCGTCGTCGGTGAGGGTGAGGTTCTTCTCGATTTTCCCGACGGCAGCTCGATTGCCGTGGGCATTGAACGGCTGCATTTGGAGCAAGATGCAGGCAAGTCGCTCCATGACCAGCATGCGACCATGTCCTATGTGGACCTGAACCGCTCGGGCGTTGCTCTGATGGAGATCGTCTCCAAGCCGGATATGCGAACCGCCGATGAGGCAAAGGCGTATGTCTCGAAGCTAAGGACCATCCTGCGCTATCTCGGCACGTGCGACGGCGATATGGAGAAAGGCAATCTCCGTGCCGACGTGAATGTCTCTGTGCGCCGCCCAGGGGAAGCCTTCGGTACCCGGTGTGAAATCAAGAATGTCAACTCGATCCGCTTCATCGGCCAGGCCATTGAGTATGAGGCGCGGCGGCAGATTGGCATCCTCGAGGATGGTGGCACCATAGATCAGGAGACGCGGCTTTTCGACGCCCGCAAGGGGGAGACGCGCTCGATGCGTTCCAAGGAGGAGGCGCATGACTACCGCTATTTTCCCGATCCAGATCTGCTGCCCTTGGAGATTACCGCCGAGTGGGTGGCGGAAATCGAGGCGAGCCTGCCAGAGCTTCCGGACGCAAAGAAAGCCCGCTTCACTGGAGATTATGGCCTGAGCCCATATGATGCAGGGGTTCTGGTAGGGGATCGGAGTGCCGCAGATTTCTTTGAGACCGTCGCTAAGGGCAGGGATCCCAAGCTTGCAGTGAACTGGGTAACAGGCGACCTTGCCGCGCAGGCGAATGCGCGCAATGTGGGCATCCTGGATCTGGGGGTTTCTGCTGAGCAACTTGGGGAACTGATTGATCTGATTGGCGACGGGACAATTTCTGGAAAGATTGCCAAGGATGTATTGGTGATCATGCTGGCTGAAGGCGGCAGCCCGTCCTCCATTGTCGAGCGTCGGGGCCTTGTCCAGGTGACGGATACGAAGGCGCTGGAGAAAATTGTCGATGAGATCATCGCGGCCAATCCGAGTCAGGTTGAGACAATCAAGTTGAAACCCAAGACCATCGGCTGGTTCGTCGGCCAGGTAATGAAGGCAAGCGGTGGTAAGGCCAATCCGCAGGTGGTGAACGATATTTTGAAGGCAAGGTTGGATTTGGAGTGA
- the erpA gene encoding iron-sulfur cluster insertion protein ErpA: MGETIQITERAAERINEIVAGESTPKALRVSVSGGGCSGFQYEFALDDTRNEDDLEILRNGARVLIDSMSVPYMAGSQIDFVDDLIGASFKITNPLATASCGCGTSFSI; this comes from the coding sequence ATGGGCGAAACGATCCAAATTACAGAGCGTGCGGCGGAACGCATTAACGAGATCGTTGCTGGGGAGAGCACACCGAAGGCACTCCGCGTGAGTGTTTCGGGGGGCGGCTGTTCAGGATTCCAGTATGAGTTTGCCCTGGACGACACCCGTAATGAGGACGACCTTGAAATCCTGCGTAATGGCGCAAGGGTTTTAATTGACTCGATGTCAGTCCCTTATATGGCCGGATCGCAGATCGATTTCGTGGACGATCTCATCGGCGCTTCCTTCAAGATCACCAATCCCCTAGCTACTGCGTCCTGTGGCTGTGGCACAAGTTTCTCCATCTGA
- the argS gene encoding arginine--tRNA ligase produces the protein MNLFAHFHAVVNQAVHRLIERGRLPSGLDLSRIVVEPPRESTHGDVSTNAAMVLAKAASKNPREIAVDLALELQEDADVASAEVAGPGFVNLRLRATFWPKVVAAVLEARETYGAGDIGRGLSVNVEYVSANPTGPLHVGHCRGAVFGDALANLLAETGHQVTREYYINDAGAQIDVLAQSAFLRYREALGDEVGEIPSGLYPGDYLKPVGAELAKRYGSDLRHMAKDEALRIVRDFAVSAMMELIKEDLSALKITHEEFFSEASLHDTDIAEMISEFKARNLVYLGNLPPPKGQPSEEWEDREQLLFRASKYGDDIDRPLQKSDGSYTYFAADVAYFRSKFRRGFAEMIYVLGADHGGYVKRLEAVGRAIAGDQARVIVRLCQLVRLFRDGEPIRMSKRSGDFVTLREVVDEVGADVVRFMMLYRKNDAPLDFDFSKVTEQSRDNPVFYVQYAHARICSVLRNAELEFGPQVNDQVSADDLSLLTDEAEVAVIRRLADYPRIQQSAVAAHEPHRIAHYLYDLASDFHSLWNRGKESPHLRFIVTQNVNATNARLAMLRAIRYALQNGLRIIGVTPMVEM, from the coding sequence ATGAATTTGTTCGCGCATTTTCACGCTGTTGTGAATCAAGCAGTTCATCGTCTGATAGAACGCGGCCGCCTGCCATCGGGGCTGGATCTGAGTCGTATCGTAGTCGAACCACCTCGTGAGTCCACACATGGGGATGTATCGACCAATGCGGCGATGGTGCTCGCGAAGGCAGCCTCCAAGAACCCGCGTGAGATTGCCGTTGATCTAGCGCTGGAGCTTCAGGAAGATGCAGATGTAGCGTCAGCAGAAGTTGCGGGGCCGGGCTTTGTAAACTTGCGTCTTCGAGCGACTTTCTGGCCGAAGGTGGTGGCGGCAGTCTTAGAGGCGCGGGAGACGTATGGAGCAGGCGACATCGGCCGAGGCTTGAGCGTCAACGTCGAATATGTTTCGGCCAATCCCACTGGCCCGCTTCATGTTGGTCATTGCCGCGGAGCAGTGTTCGGCGACGCATTGGCGAACCTTCTGGCCGAGACGGGACATCAGGTCACGCGTGAGTATTACATCAATGATGCCGGTGCGCAAATTGACGTATTGGCCCAGTCGGCCTTCTTGCGCTATCGCGAAGCTCTTGGCGACGAAGTCGGAGAAATTCCGTCAGGGCTCTACCCCGGCGATTATCTAAAGCCTGTGGGGGCCGAACTAGCCAAACGTTACGGCAGTGACTTGCGCCACATGGCCAAGGATGAAGCCCTGCGCATTGTACGTGATTTCGCCGTTTCGGCGATGATGGAGCTGATCAAAGAAGATCTGTCGGCGCTGAAAATTACTCATGAAGAATTTTTTTCCGAGGCCTCCCTTCATGACACTGACATCGCTGAGATGATCAGCGAGTTTAAAGCCAGGAACCTTGTTTATCTTGGAAACCTGCCTCCCCCGAAGGGGCAGCCATCCGAAGAATGGGAAGATCGTGAACAGCTTCTTTTCCGTGCATCAAAGTATGGAGACGACATAGATCGTCCCCTTCAGAAATCTGATGGCAGCTATACTTACTTCGCGGCTGATGTGGCATATTTTCGTTCCAAGTTCAGGCGTGGATTTGCGGAAATGATTTATGTTCTCGGAGCGGATCACGGCGGCTATGTGAAACGTCTGGAGGCTGTCGGTCGGGCCATTGCCGGAGATCAAGCGCGAGTGATCGTGAGGCTTTGCCAACTGGTGAGGCTTTTCCGGGACGGTGAGCCCATCCGCATGTCGAAACGTTCCGGCGATTTCGTGACCCTTCGTGAGGTTGTCGACGAGGTCGGGGCGGATGTTGTGCGCTTCATGATGCTGTATCGCAAAAATGATGCTCCTTTGGACTTCGACTTTTCTAAAGTCACGGAACAGTCGCGCGATAATCCCGTTTTTTATGTGCAGTATGCCCATGCGCGCATCTGCTCGGTTCTTCGAAATGCCGAATTGGAATTTGGACCCCAGGTTAATGATCAGGTTTCGGCGGATGACCTTTCCTTGCTGACAGATGAAGCAGAGGTCGCAGTGATCAGGCGTCTCGCCGATTATCCTCGAATTCAGCAGTCCGCTGTGGCCGCTCATGAGCCCCATCGGATCGCCCATTACCTCTATGACCTTGCCAGCGACTTCCATTCGCTCTGGAACAGGGGCAAAGAGTCGCCGCATTTACGCTTTATTGTTACTCAAAACGTCAATGCCACGAACGCGCGGCTCGCAATGCTCCGCGCGATTAGGTATGCTCTACAGAATGGTTTGCGCATCATCGGGGTCACGCCCATGGTGGAGATGTGA